A stretch of Henckelia pumila isolate YLH828 chromosome 4, ASM3356847v2, whole genome shotgun sequence DNA encodes these proteins:
- the LOC140860166 gene encoding uncharacterized protein translates to MGSQQHLEKMQQRQNYRNLWHTDLMRTIQNDPPYCCLALWCGPCISYMLRKRALYNDMSRYVCCAGYMPCSGRCGESRCPEFCLATEVFLCFGNSVASTRFLLQDEFNIQTTQCDNCIIGFMFCLQQIACIFSIVAMIVGSEELSEASQILSCLSDMVYCSVCACMQTQHKIEMDKRDGKFGPQPMTAPNVQHMSRLDQQYPPSVGYPPAYGQHNNPPPPQAPGYPPAGYPPAGYQR, encoded by the exons ATGGGATCGCAGCAACATTTGGAGAAGATGCAGCAGCGTCAGAACTACCGGAACCTATGGCACACAGATCTTATGCGCACCATTCAGAACGATCCTCCCT ATTGCTGCTTGGCGCTGTGGTG TGGACCGTGTATATCTTACATGCTTCGGAAAAGAGCCCTTTACAATGATATGTCTCG GTATGTCTGCTGTGCTGGCTATATGCCTTGCAGTGGTCGATGTGGAGAAAGTCGTTGCCCGGAATTTTGCCTTGCCACTGag GTGTTCCTATGCTTTGGAAATTCAGTTGCCTCAACAAGGTTTTTATTGCAAGATGAGTTTAACATACAAACGACGCAATGTGATAATTGCATAATT GGTTTCATGTTTTGCCTCCAACAAATTGCTTGCATTTTTTCAATCGTTGCTATGATTGTTGGAAGTGAGGAGCTTTCAGAGGCTTCTCAGATACTGTCTTGCTTGTCTGATATGGTGTACTGCTC GGTTTGCGCTTGCATGCAG ACGCAACACAAGATCGAAATGGACAAGCGAGATGGAAAGTTCGGCCCACAACCAATGACGGCACCAAATGTCCAGCATATGTCACGTCTCGATCAGCAATATCCACCGTCTGTTGGATATCCACCTGCATATGGCCAACACAATAATCCTCCACCTCCTCAGGCCCCCGGCTACCCACCTGCCGGCTATCCACCTGCCGGCTATCAGAGGTGA